A DNA window from Mytilus edulis chromosome 14, xbMytEdul2.2, whole genome shotgun sequence contains the following coding sequences:
- the LOC139503244 gene encoding uncharacterized protein, whose protein sequence is MSTFCCVVAVIFTICHVVNAGSLTRQCHASNGTCAKRGNTCETAYGSGWTNIGKCCRGGPCCKFQCEDLQPQPNGMVSVNGRDIGDVANFSCKSPYELRGSQSLRCTDSGWDDDIPICYVCPTVGDNQVSFNDKIYTITCTTLYYEFALGLCGRLGQTPISVETREESIFLKRIVSLIPSTNDWWIGLTDINTEDTFVWVSGQPLTYTDWYQGTLIQPDNRRTNGDEPANCAALVKSYQYQWGDEDCNDYKGIICESRQVFNTAFMLLYFTI, encoded by the exons ATGTCAACATTTTGTTGTGTGGTCGCTGTCATCTTCACCATATGTCACGTGGTAAATGCAGGCA GTCTTACTCGGCAATGTCATGCTTCGAATGGAACATGCGCAAAGAGAGGAAATACTTGTGAAACGGCTTACGGATCAGGATGGACAAATATAGGAAAATGTTGTAGAGGTGGGCCATGTTGCAAAT TTCAATGTGAAGATCTTCAACCGCAACCAAATGGAATGGTTTCTGTGAATGGTAGAGACATTGGGGATGTTGCCAATTTTTCATGTAAAAGTCCATATGAATTACGAGGAAGTCAATCACTCAGATGTACAGACTCTGGGTGGGATGATGACATTCCAATATGTTATG TATGTCCGACAGTAGGCGACAACCAAGTTtcttttaatgacaaaatatacACGATAACTTGTACCACCTTATATTATGAATTTGCATTG GGTTTATGTGGACGACTAGGTCAAACACCTATATCTGTGGAAACCAGGGAAGAAAGCATCTTTTTGAAACGTATAGTTTCATTAATCCCAAGTACAAATG actgGTGGATAGGTCTCACTGACATCAATACCGAAGACACGTTCGTGTGGGTTTCTGGTCAACCTTTGACATACACTGACTGGTATCAAGGAACACTGATTCAACCAGATAATAGGAGAACAAATGGAGATGAACCTGCCAATTGTGCTGCATTGGTTAAATCTTATCAATATCAATGGGGTGATGAAGACTGTAATGACTACAAAGGAATTATTTGTGAATCTCGGCAAGTATTCAATACAGCctttatgttattatattttaccatttga